The following proteins are co-located in the Longimicrobium terrae genome:
- a CDS encoding phage holin family protein has product MNLILRWIASAAAVGIAVYALPGLEYDGRITTLFVVAVILGLVNAIVRPIIKMLACGIIALTLGLALLVINAAMLYLTGFIAGQFGYGFRVLDFKSAVIGSLIISIASWFLSMLLKDNDDR; this is encoded by the coding sequence GTGAACCTGATTCTCCGCTGGATCGCCTCTGCCGCCGCGGTGGGGATCGCCGTCTACGCGCTCCCCGGGCTGGAATACGACGGGCGCATCACCACGCTGTTCGTGGTGGCCGTAATTTTGGGGCTGGTGAACGCCATCGTGCGTCCCATCATCAAGATGCTGGCATGCGGCATCATCGCGCTCACGCTGGGGCTGGCGCTGCTGGTCATCAACGCGGCCATGCTGTACCTCACCGGCTTCATCGCCGGCCAGTTCGGCTACGGCTTCCGCGTGCTGGACTTCAAGTCGGCGGTGATCGGCTCGCTCATCATCAGCATCGCCTCGTGGTTCCTGTCGATGCTGCTCAAGGACAACGACGACCGG
- the trxB gene encoding thioredoxin-disulfide reductase, whose protein sequence is MDGNVETLVIVGSGPAAWTAAIYAARANLNPLVIEGEPSRDMIPGGQLMYTGDVENFPGFPEGISGQELPGRMKEQAERFGTRLLGENVASVDFASYPFVLTPTYSEPVRARAVIIATGARANWLGLPNELHLSMTGGGVSACAVCDGALPAFRGKRLAVVGGGDTAMEEAGYLTKYAGEVVLIHRRDSFRASKIMAERTLANPKIRVEWNTQVVEVIGEDFVTALRLEDTVTGEQREMEVGGLFVAIGHTPNTAFLQGHIDLTEHGYVQCPVPWRTVTSVPGVFAAGDVMDDYYRQAITASGTGCMAALEAERWLAHHEHIGQTPVMETGESSVAQGEELVHGD, encoded by the coding sequence GTGGATGGGAACGTCGAAACGCTGGTGATCGTGGGTTCGGGGCCGGCGGCGTGGACCGCCGCCATCTACGCGGCGCGCGCCAACCTGAATCCGCTGGTGATCGAGGGCGAGCCCTCCCGCGACATGATTCCGGGCGGCCAGCTGATGTACACCGGCGACGTGGAGAACTTTCCCGGCTTTCCCGAGGGGATCAGCGGGCAGGAACTCCCCGGCCGCATGAAGGAGCAGGCCGAGCGCTTCGGCACGCGGCTGCTGGGCGAGAACGTGGCCTCGGTGGACTTCGCGAGCTACCCGTTCGTCCTCACCCCCACGTACAGCGAGCCGGTGCGCGCGCGCGCCGTCATCATCGCCACGGGTGCCCGGGCCAACTGGCTGGGACTGCCCAACGAGCTGCACCTGTCCATGACCGGCGGCGGCGTGAGCGCCTGCGCCGTGTGCGACGGCGCCCTTCCCGCCTTTCGCGGCAAGCGGCTGGCGGTGGTGGGCGGCGGCGACACGGCCATGGAAGAAGCCGGCTACCTGACCAAGTACGCCGGCGAGGTGGTCCTCATCCACCGCCGCGACAGCTTCCGCGCCAGCAAGATCATGGCGGAGCGCACCCTGGCGAATCCCAAGATCCGCGTGGAGTGGAACACGCAGGTCGTGGAAGTCATCGGCGAGGACTTCGTCACCGCGCTGCGGCTGGAGGACACGGTCACCGGCGAGCAGCGCGAGATGGAGGTGGGCGGGCTGTTCGTGGCGATCGGGCACACGCCCAACACCGCGTTCCTGCAGGGGCACATCGACCTGACGGAGCACGGATACGTGCAGTGCCCGGTACCCTGGCGCACGGTCACCAGCGTGCCCGGCGTGTTTGCCGCCGGCGACGTGATGGACGACTACTACCGCCAGGCGATCACCGCCTCCGGCACCGGCTGCATGGCCGCGCTGGAGGCGGAGCGGTGGCTGGCCCACCACGAGCACATCGGCCAGACGCCGGTCATGGAGACGGGCGAGTCGTCCGTCGCCCAGGGCGAGGAACTGGTTCACGGCGATTGA
- a CDS encoding type II toxin-antitoxin system HicA family toxin, whose protein sequence is MNSKQRRTLTAIFEEPARADVVWTDIESLFATCGGVVSNRKGSRVNVILNGVVASFHRPHPEKETDKGALRSVKRFLLTAGIEP, encoded by the coding sequence ATGAACTCCAAACAGCGTCGGACACTAACGGCGATCTTCGAGGAACCAGCCCGAGCGGATGTCGTCTGGACCGACATCGAGTCGCTCTTCGCGACCTGCGGAGGTGTGGTGAGCAACCGAAAAGGCTCACGCGTCAACGTCATCCTCAACGGAGTGGTCGCGAGCTTTCACCGGCCGCATCCCGAGAAGGAGACGGACAAGGGCGCGCTCCGGTCAGTGAAGCGCTTTCTACTTACGGCGGGGATCGAACCATGA
- a CDS encoding type II toxin-antitoxin system HicB family antitoxin — MMNYRGYVAKVEFDAEARLLHGEIADIADVVTFQASSVAGLEKEFHAAVDDYIAFCTENGMEPQKPYSGRLLLRMDPDLHRDAARSARAADESLNTFVTRAIRNSIQESHPS, encoded by the coding sequence ATGATGAATTACAGGGGATACGTCGCCAAGGTTGAATTCGACGCCGAAGCACGCCTGCTGCATGGTGAGATCGCCGACATCGCGGATGTGGTGACCTTCCAAGCCTCATCCGTTGCCGGGTTGGAGAAGGAGTTCCATGCTGCGGTCGACGACTACATCGCCTTCTGTACAGAGAACGGCATGGAGCCTCAGAAACCGTATTCAGGGCGCCTGCTTCTTCGGATGGATCCGGATTTGCACCGGGATGCCGCTCGCTCCGCGCGCGCAGCGGACGAGAGCCTGAACACGTTCGTGACCCGCGCGATCAGGAATTCCATACAGGAAAGCCACCCTTCGTGA
- a CDS encoding penicillin-binding protein 1A codes for MAARKPARPRSKKSAGRSPLGTIVRLALVLLAVAVLAGAGVLAWLWPRCSGAGCPSPVALRDYTPPQSTRVYDGGGKLIANLGSERRIVVPIDRIPANVSGAFLAVEDKRFYRHKGVDYRRLFGALARNVKTLRWSQGFSTVTMQLARNVFPQHLKRQKTLKRKMWEIVLARQIEQEFSKDQILEMYLNQIYLSGGLYGVEAASQGYFGKSAARLTDAQAAMLAAIPRNPSFYDPRRNPSAVISRRNVVLGLMAEAGVITAAEAEEAKEQPLGLAPPPEAKGTAPYFIAAIRKELRDRFGNDADQSGYRVYTALDPALQRNAEVALREQIRAVERGVHGRFRGTSCGGTTVKNPERCLQGLFVALNPETGEVRALVGGRDYAISQFDRVTQARRQAGSAFKPIVYSAAIAQGIPITEPLIGPGAAAGGQGGYYPADHTADSVTLDMRGALRTSSNRAAVVLGERVGASRVVAAAHEMGITTEVKPFPSTFLGAASVIPIELVASYAPFANGGAAVKPQLIRRIEDANGRVVWEAKRSRRYVLSPAVAFMTNSLMQDVVNRGTGSGVRTTGGLPYTIAAAGKTGTTNEAADVWFVGATPDMVAGVWLGFDRPQRILTNASGGGLAAPVWGKVMAQYYQSHAAPAPWTAPTGLVTARIDRVSGKLATPTCPGEDIAMEYYLAGSEPTEQCPLHPDDLGGFIGRTIRGLGGWLGGGSKQPPPPKPDPVDPYPRDLRP; via the coding sequence ATGGCTGCTCGCAAACCCGCCCGCCCGCGCTCGAAGAAGAGCGCCGGCCGCTCGCCGCTGGGGACCATCGTCCGCCTGGCGCTGGTGCTGCTGGCCGTGGCCGTCCTCGCCGGCGCGGGCGTGCTGGCGTGGCTGTGGCCCCGCTGCTCCGGCGCCGGCTGCCCCTCGCCCGTGGCGCTGCGCGACTACACGCCGCCCCAGTCCACCCGCGTGTACGACGGCGGCGGAAAGCTGATCGCCAACCTGGGATCGGAGCGGCGCATCGTCGTTCCCATCGACCGCATTCCCGCCAACGTCTCCGGCGCCTTTCTGGCCGTGGAAGACAAGCGCTTCTACCGCCACAAGGGCGTGGACTACCGCCGCCTGTTCGGCGCGCTGGCCCGCAACGTAAAGACGCTGCGCTGGTCGCAGGGCTTCAGCACGGTGACCATGCAGCTGGCGCGAAACGTCTTTCCGCAGCACCTGAAGCGCCAGAAGACGCTCAAGCGCAAGATGTGGGAAATCGTCCTCGCCCGGCAGATCGAGCAGGAATTCTCCAAGGACCAGATCCTGGAGATGTACCTGAATCAGATCTACCTGAGCGGCGGATTGTATGGCGTGGAGGCGGCGTCGCAGGGCTACTTCGGCAAGTCCGCCGCGCGCCTGACGGACGCGCAGGCCGCCATGCTGGCCGCTATCCCCCGCAACCCGTCGTTCTACGATCCGCGCCGCAACCCGTCCGCCGTCATTAGCCGGCGCAACGTGGTGCTGGGGCTGATGGCCGAGGCCGGCGTCATCACCGCCGCGGAGGCGGAGGAGGCAAAGGAGCAGCCGCTGGGGCTGGCCCCGCCGCCGGAAGCCAAGGGGACGGCGCCGTACTTCATCGCCGCCATCCGCAAGGAACTGCGCGACCGCTTCGGCAACGACGCCGACCAGTCCGGCTACCGCGTGTACACGGCGCTGGACCCGGCCCTGCAGCGCAACGCCGAGGTCGCGCTGCGCGAGCAGATCCGCGCGGTGGAGCGCGGCGTTCACGGCCGGTTCCGCGGCACCTCGTGCGGCGGGACCACCGTCAAGAACCCGGAGCGCTGCCTGCAGGGTCTGTTCGTGGCCCTCAACCCGGAAACGGGCGAGGTGCGCGCGCTGGTCGGCGGGCGCGACTACGCCATCAGCCAGTTCGACCGGGTGACGCAGGCGAGGCGGCAGGCGGGGAGCGCCTTCAAGCCCATCGTGTACTCCGCCGCCATCGCGCAGGGCATTCCCATCACCGAGCCGCTGATCGGGCCGGGCGCGGCGGCGGGCGGGCAGGGCGGCTACTATCCCGCGGACCACACGGCGGATTCGGTCACGCTGGACATGCGCGGCGCGCTGCGCACGTCATCCAACCGCGCCGCCGTAGTCCTGGGCGAGCGGGTGGGCGCGTCGCGCGTGGTGGCCGCTGCGCACGAGATGGGGATTACGACGGAGGTGAAGCCGTTTCCCTCCACCTTCCTGGGCGCCGCGTCGGTGATCCCCATTGAACTGGTGGCCTCGTACGCGCCGTTCGCCAACGGCGGCGCGGCGGTCAAGCCGCAGTTGATCCGGCGCATCGAGGACGCGAACGGCCGCGTGGTGTGGGAGGCCAAGCGGTCCCGGCGCTACGTGCTGTCGCCCGCGGTGGCCTTCATGACCAACTCGCTGATGCAGGACGTGGTGAACCGCGGCACCGGCAGCGGCGTGCGGACCACGGGCGGGCTGCCGTACACCATCGCCGCGGCGGGCAAGACGGGGACGACCAACGAGGCGGCGGACGTGTGGTTCGTGGGCGCCACGCCGGACATGGTGGCGGGCGTGTGGCTGGGCTTTGACCGGCCGCAGCGCATTCTGACCAACGCGTCGGGCGGCGGGCTGGCGGCGCCGGTGTGGGGCAAGGTGATGGCGCAGTACTACCAGAGCCACGCCGCCCCCGCGCCGTGGACCGCGCCCACGGGGCTGGTGACGGCCCGCATCGACCGGGTGAGCGGCAAGCTGGCCACGCCCACCTGCCCGGGCGAAGACATCGCGATGGAGTACTACCTGGCCGGCAGCGAGCCCACGGAGCAGTGCCCGCTGCATCCGGACGACCTGGGCGGCTTCATCGGCCGCACCATCCGCGGATTGGGCGGATGGCTGGGCGGCGGCAGCAAGCAGCCGCCCCCGCCCAAGCCCGATCCGGTGGACCCGTATCCGCGCGACCTGCGTCCCTGA
- a CDS encoding SDR family oxidoreductase → MSRTALVTGGAVRIGRAITEALAGAGYRVVIHYNSSSGPAEELRDAITAKGGEARIIGADLSRTDEVKRLADEAAAAFGGIDVLINSASVFPAEKLEETDEALWEQTMGVNLRAPFFLIRHLAHTLRERKGAVINMADLAGLQPWASYAAHSISKAGVVQMTKVAARSLAPEVRVNAIAPGAVLPPDDMSQEEVDRLARTAPLQRNGSPADVVRAVLYLLEADFVTGETLVVDGGRLLRT, encoded by the coding sequence ATGTCCCGAACTGCATTAGTGACTGGCGGCGCCGTGCGCATCGGGCGCGCGATTACGGAAGCGCTGGCGGGTGCCGGCTACCGCGTCGTCATCCATTACAACTCGTCCTCCGGCCCAGCCGAGGAACTGCGTGACGCGATTACCGCAAAGGGCGGGGAAGCGCGGATCATCGGCGCGGACCTGTCGCGCACGGACGAGGTGAAGCGGCTGGCGGACGAGGCCGCCGCGGCGTTCGGCGGCATCGACGTCCTCATCAACAGCGCCTCCGTCTTCCCGGCGGAGAAGCTGGAGGAGACGGACGAGGCGCTCTGGGAGCAGACGATGGGCGTAAACCTGCGCGCGCCGTTCTTCCTTATCCGCCACCTCGCGCACACGCTGCGCGAACGGAAGGGCGCCGTCATCAACATGGCGGACCTGGCGGGATTGCAGCCGTGGGCCAGCTACGCGGCGCACTCGATCAGCAAGGCGGGCGTCGTCCAGATGACGAAAGTCGCGGCGCGCAGCCTGGCGCCGGAGGTGCGCGTGAACGCCATCGCGCCCGGCGCCGTGCTCCCGCCGGACGACATGAGCCAGGAGGAAGTGGACCGCCTCGCCCGCACGGCGCCGCTGCAGCGCAACGGCTCGCCCGCAGACGTGGTACGCGCGGTGTTGTATCTTCTGGAAGCCGATTTCGTCACCGGTGAAACGCTCGTCGTCGACGGCGGCAGGCTGCTCCGCACCTGA
- a CDS encoding FAD-dependent oxidoreductase: protein MSDDAIKDITIIGAGPTGLFAAFYAGLRGVSCRIVDALPQLGGQLMALYPEKYIFDVGGLPKILAKDLAKNMIEQGTQFGPEVVLEAEVQQLIPEDGHIRLVTRKGEFLTRTVIITAGKGALNPRVLECPGWSEHHNETGGAHTHVRQPEDFRGKRVLIVGGGDSAVDWVLGLRGIAKEVTVIHRRDEFRAHRSSVLEMRQAAEKGEVSIKTPYETRGIHGDNGCISRVTIFNNDTSEEEDLQVDAVVALLGFKPDLGPIGQWGLALERNTIKVSQLMETNISGVYAAGDVVHYPGKLELIATGYGEAAVAVNNAVHHINPKARVSPGHSTNLKQFKQDEGEE, encoded by the coding sequence GTGAGCGACGACGCCATCAAGGACATCACCATCATCGGCGCGGGCCCCACCGGGCTGTTCGCCGCCTTCTACGCCGGCCTGCGCGGCGTAAGCTGCCGCATCGTCGACGCGCTGCCGCAACTGGGCGGCCAGCTGATGGCGCTGTATCCCGAAAAGTACATCTTCGACGTCGGCGGCCTGCCCAAGATCCTGGCCAAGGACCTGGCCAAGAACATGATCGAGCAGGGCACGCAGTTCGGCCCCGAGGTCGTGCTGGAGGCCGAGGTGCAGCAGCTGATTCCCGAGGACGGCCACATCCGCCTGGTGACGCGCAAGGGCGAGTTTCTGACCCGGACCGTCATCATCACCGCCGGCAAGGGCGCGCTGAATCCGCGCGTGCTGGAGTGCCCGGGCTGGTCGGAGCACCACAACGAGACCGGCGGCGCGCACACCCACGTCCGCCAGCCGGAAGACTTCCGCGGCAAGCGCGTGCTGATCGTGGGCGGCGGCGACTCGGCGGTAGACTGGGTGCTGGGGCTGCGTGGCATCGCGAAGGAAGTCACGGTCATCCACCGCCGCGACGAGTTCCGCGCGCACCGCAGCAGCGTGCTGGAGATGCGGCAGGCGGCGGAAAAGGGTGAGGTGTCCATCAAGACGCCGTACGAAACGCGCGGCATCCACGGGGACAACGGGTGCATTTCGCGGGTGACGATCTTCAACAACGACACCAGCGAAGAAGAGGACCTGCAGGTGGACGCGGTGGTGGCGCTGCTGGGGTTCAAGCCCGACCTGGGGCCGATCGGGCAGTGGGGCCTGGCGCTGGAGCGCAACACCATCAAGGTCAGCCAGCTGATGGAAACCAACATCTCCGGCGTGTACGCGGCGGGCGACGTGGTGCACTATCCCGGCAAGCTGGAGCTGATCGCCACGGGGTACGGCGAGGCGGCGGTGGCGGTGAACAACGCCGTGCACCACATCAACCCCAAGGCGCGCGTAAGCCCCGGCCACTCCACGAACCTGAAGCAGTTCAAGCAGGACGAGGGCGAGGAGTAA
- a CDS encoding AI-2E family transporter, with amino-acid sequence MELSQLRRNPLPILIGAAAVVILISGMRSASGILNPMLMAGFLALLFQPITRKLRRWGLAGGLAVTLVVLAVVVSGVLLVAFVGVSLRQIAVEFPRYRTELEGVLASLSGMAAEYGIDAGAYLERAVKGPEVARTLLNASTGVAGGLSSLVLTFFIFAFMLGGMWQLERRARTGARDHSPAAAQFLAFSKTIRGYMAVRAVLGLIAAVLNYALLMILGVDYALLWAVLSFVLSFVPNIGFTLSLIPPTLLALVGGGWRDALIVFVGYQLINNVLDNVIGPRFVGRQMQISALLSFLSVIFWAWVLGPTGAILAVPLTVLIRDLAFGEPGADLAPQQPVTSSAVPTPHAPEETGNRE; translated from the coding sequence ATGGAACTCAGCCAACTCCGCCGCAATCCTCTGCCGATTCTGATCGGGGCGGCGGCGGTCGTCATTCTCATCTCGGGAATGCGTTCCGCGTCGGGCATTTTGAATCCCATGCTGATGGCGGGCTTTCTGGCGCTGCTGTTTCAGCCCATCACCCGAAAGCTGCGGAGGTGGGGCCTCGCGGGCGGGCTGGCGGTGACGCTGGTGGTGCTGGCGGTCGTCGTTTCGGGAGTGCTGCTGGTGGCGTTCGTGGGCGTGTCGCTGCGGCAGATCGCGGTGGAGTTTCCGCGGTACCGCACGGAGCTGGAAGGCGTGCTCGCCTCGCTGTCGGGCATGGCGGCCGAGTACGGCATCGACGCGGGCGCGTACCTGGAGCGGGCGGTGAAGGGGCCGGAAGTCGCGCGCACGCTGCTGAACGCGTCCACCGGGGTGGCGGGCGGGCTCAGCAGCCTGGTGCTCACCTTTTTCATCTTTGCCTTCATGCTGGGCGGGATGTGGCAGTTGGAGCGGCGGGCGCGGACCGGCGCGCGTGATCACAGCCCGGCCGCCGCGCAGTTCCTGGCTTTTTCCAAGACGATCCGCGGCTACATGGCCGTGCGCGCCGTGCTGGGCCTGATCGCCGCCGTGCTGAACTACGCGCTGCTGATGATCCTGGGCGTGGACTACGCGCTGCTCTGGGCGGTGCTGTCGTTCGTGCTGAGCTTCGTGCCCAACATCGGCTTCACCCTGTCGCTGATCCCTCCGACGCTGCTGGCGCTGGTGGGCGGGGGATGGCGCGACGCGCTGATCGTGTTCGTGGGATATCAGCTGATCAACAACGTGCTCGACAACGTGATCGGGCCGCGGTTCGTGGGGCGGCAGATGCAGATCAGCGCGCTGCTGAGCTTTCTTTCCGTGATCTTCTGGGCGTGGGTGCTGGGCCCCACGGGCGCGATCCTGGCTGTCCCGCTGACGGTGCTCATCCGCGACCTGGCGTTCGGCGAGCCGGGCGCCGACCTCGCCCCGCAGCAGCCCGTCACGAGTTCCGCCGTGCCGACGCCGCACGCGCCGGAGGAGACAGGGAATAGGGAATAG
- a CDS encoding phosphoribosylaminoimidazolesuccinocarboxamide synthase, which translates to MTATLVSTDLPFPLLVRGKVRDVYDLGDALLMVATDRVSAFDVVMPDPVPRKGEVLTLISAWWFARTAGLVPNHVLSIDPDAIAARYPALAPHRESWARRSMLVRRLTPFPVECVVRGYLSGSAWKEYRETGTLAGEPLPAGLRESDRLDPPVFSPATKAETGHDENIPLSRMAEIVGAEQADRLREASLALYARGRDVAAEAGIIIADTKFEFGTDTDGSIRVMDEVLTPDSSRFWPADRYEPGRGQPSLDKQPLRDWLEELERAGAWNKSPPGPALPPEVVAETSRRYQDAFRRITGVALDDFPLTDPDRT; encoded by the coding sequence CTGACTGCCACGCTGGTCAGCACCGACCTTCCCTTTCCGCTGCTCGTGCGCGGCAAGGTCCGCGACGTGTACGACCTGGGCGACGCGCTGCTGATGGTGGCCACCGACCGGGTGAGCGCGTTCGACGTCGTCATGCCCGATCCGGTCCCCCGGAAGGGCGAGGTGCTCACCCTGATCTCCGCCTGGTGGTTCGCCCGCACCGCCGGCCTGGTGCCCAACCACGTCCTCAGCATCGACCCCGACGCCATCGCCGCGCGCTACCCCGCGCTGGCGCCGCACCGGGAGTCGTGGGCGCGCCGCTCCATGCTGGTCCGCCGGCTGACGCCCTTTCCCGTGGAATGCGTGGTCCGCGGCTACCTGAGCGGCAGCGCGTGGAAGGAGTACCGCGAAACCGGCACCCTGGCCGGCGAACCGCTCCCCGCCGGGCTGCGCGAAAGCGACCGGCTGGACCCGCCCGTCTTCAGCCCCGCCACCAAGGCCGAAACCGGCCACGACGAAAACATTCCGCTCAGCCGGATGGCGGAAATCGTGGGCGCGGAGCAGGCGGACCGGCTGCGCGAAGCCTCGCTGGCGCTGTACGCGCGGGGACGCGACGTGGCGGCGGAGGCGGGAATCATCATCGCGGACACCAAGTTCGAGTTCGGCACGGACACCGACGGCTCCATCCGCGTGATGGACGAGGTGCTTACGCCGGACTCGTCCCGCTTCTGGCCCGCGGACCGCTACGAGCCCGGCCGCGGCCAGCCGTCGCTGGACAAGCAGCCGCTGCGCGACTGGCTGGAGGAGCTGGAGCGCGCCGGCGCGTGGAACAAGTCGCCCCCCGGCCCGGCGCTGCCCCCCGAGGTGGTGGCCGAAACGTCGCGCCGCTACCAGGACGCCTTCCGCCGCATCACCGGCGTGGCGCTGGACGACTTTCCCCTTACCGACCCCGATCGCACGTGA
- the pssA gene encoding CDP-diacylglycerol--serine O-phosphatidyltransferase, giving the protein MNAPQPTSRRRRLRRGVVILPSAFTLGNLFLGIWAIIHASRGQFAEAGWMIVGAAIMDLLDGRIARFTATGSAFGEELDSLVDAISFGVAPALIAYFAFLDTGGEWSWILSFLYIVAAVFRLARFNIEQAGTAKSAFHGLPSPTAGACLATYYAFTQTAFWERFLPHVPVPRTAGFLMLFVGVLMVSNVLYPVVPRFSIRTWGGRFSIFMMVAALVSAFTHPEYFFFPFSIVYITWGLIRSVFAGFQDRLPEGDPLEDEDPEEQEARELDYEDIRLRRGMRDGAPSDGEGRA; this is encoded by the coding sequence GTGAACGCCCCCCAGCCGACATCCCGGCGCCGCCGGCTGCGCCGCGGGGTGGTCATCCTCCCCAGCGCCTTTACCCTGGGCAACCTGTTCCTGGGGATCTGGGCCATCATCCATGCCAGCCGCGGGCAGTTCGCCGAGGCGGGGTGGATGATCGTGGGCGCGGCCATCATGGACCTGCTGGACGGCCGCATCGCCCGCTTCACCGCCACGGGGAGCGCGTTCGGCGAAGAGCTGGACTCGCTGGTGGACGCCATCAGCTTCGGCGTGGCGCCGGCGCTCATCGCCTACTTCGCCTTTCTGGACACGGGCGGCGAGTGGAGCTGGATCCTCTCGTTTCTGTACATCGTGGCGGCCGTGTTCCGGCTGGCGCGCTTCAACATCGAACAGGCGGGAACGGCCAAGTCCGCGTTTCACGGACTTCCCTCCCCCACGGCCGGCGCGTGCCTGGCGACGTACTACGCCTTTACGCAGACCGCGTTCTGGGAGCGCTTTCTGCCGCACGTTCCCGTTCCGCGCACGGCCGGCTTTCTGATGCTGTTCGTGGGCGTGCTGATGGTGAGCAACGTCCTGTACCCGGTGGTGCCGCGCTTCAGCATCCGCACCTGGGGCGGCCGCTTCTCCATCTTCATGATGGTGGCGGCGCTGGTGTCGGCATTCACCCATCCGGAGTACTTCTTCTTCCCCTTCTCCATCGTCTACATCACCTGGGGGCTCATCCGTTCGGTCTTTGCCGGGTTCCAGGACCGGCTGCCGGAGGGCGACCCGCTGGAAGACGAGGACCCGGAGGAGCAGGAAGCGCGGGAACTGGACTACGAAGACATCCGCCTTCGCCGCGGCATGCGCGACGGGGCACCTTCTGACGGCGAGGGAAGAGCGTGA
- the purS gene encoding phosphoribosylformylglycinamidine synthase subunit PurS, whose translation MTDYRIEVRVTPRRGILDPQGKAVGGALASLGFSGVDEVHVGRLIVFGLQAGNEAEARERVDAMCRQLLANPVTEDFAVTVAAGSAS comes from the coding sequence GTGACGGATTACCGGATCGAGGTTCGGGTGACGCCCCGGCGCGGCATTCTGGACCCGCAGGGCAAGGCCGTGGGCGGCGCGCTGGCGTCGCTGGGGTTCAGCGGGGTGGACGAGGTGCACGTGGGCCGGCTGATCGTGTTCGGCCTGCAGGCCGGCAACGAGGCGGAAGCACGCGAGCGGGTGGACGCCATGTGCCGCCAGCTGCTGGCCAACCCGGTGACGGAGGACTTTGCCGTCACCGTGGCGGCGGGGAGCGCGTCGTGA
- the purQ gene encoding phosphoribosylformylglycinamidine synthase subunit PurQ: MKIGVVTFPGSNCDYDCYRASREVLDAETVYLWHKEHDLQGVDAIFLPGGFSYGDYLRCGAIAAKSPIMREVIAFAEAGGPVAGICNGFQILCESGLLPGALIRNRSLKFRSRPVYLRVERAEPPFATDYTVGQVLRVPIAHGEGCYTADDRTLDELEAERRVAFRYCDADGNVVADANPNGSARNIAGIVNAAGNVLGMMPHPERAVDPLLGATDGIGLFTSIAGHLAGR; this comes from the coding sequence GTGAAGATCGGCGTCGTCACCTTTCCCGGCAGCAACTGCGACTACGACTGCTATCGCGCGTCGCGGGAGGTGCTGGACGCGGAGACGGTGTACCTGTGGCACAAGGAGCACGACCTGCAGGGGGTGGACGCCATCTTTCTGCCAGGCGGCTTCAGCTACGGCGACTACCTGCGCTGCGGCGCCATCGCCGCAAAGAGCCCCATCATGCGCGAGGTGATCGCGTTCGCCGAAGCGGGCGGTCCGGTGGCGGGCATCTGCAACGGCTTTCAGATCCTGTGCGAAAGCGGGCTGCTGCCCGGCGCGCTGATCCGCAACCGCTCGCTCAAGTTCCGCTCGCGCCCGGTGTACCTGCGCGTGGAGCGCGCCGAGCCCCCGTTCGCCACGGACTACACCGTGGGCCAGGTGCTGCGCGTGCCCATCGCCCACGGCGAAGGCTGCTACACCGCGGACGACCGCACGCTGGATGAGCTGGAGGCGGAGAGGCGCGTGGCGTTCCGCTACTGCGACGCGGACGGCAACGTGGTCGCGGACGCGAACCCCAACGGCAGCGCGCGCAACATCGCGGGCATCGTGAATGCGGCCGGAAACGTGCTGGGGATGATGCCCCACCCGGAGCGCGCGGTGGATCCGCTGCTGGGCGCCACGGACGGGATCGGGCTGTTTACGTCGATCGCGGGGCATCTGGCGGGGAGATGA